One part of the Paramormyrops kingsleyae isolate MSU_618 chromosome 2, PKINGS_0.4, whole genome shotgun sequence genome encodes these proteins:
- the foxn4 gene encoding forkhead box protein N4 produces MIESRNTSRMSGIIGHSGHHSSTQDYRLLTTDPSRLSEDDLPGDLQSLSWLTSVDVPRLQQMATGRLELSSGPQSVLLGQHTAHLTASGGQTTIHLQSNIQNNLLGVSSLGTHNINMTHYSLNGESSPRFQSPATVYQASSQQVFTLAQTGQQYSSAGIYGSSSFTGQSQFSQTHLTSHGNQEIQPKSFPKPIYSYSCLIAMALKNSKTGSLPVSEIYSFMKEHFPYFKTAPDGWKNSVRHNLSLNKCFEKVENKLSGSSRKGCLWALNPAKIDKMEEEMQKWKRKDLPAIRRSMANPDELDKLITDRPESCRRKLCDGGVTRMSSCLAGLALPIQLQPQPVMTLSLQCLPLHHQPSAQARPAPSSPALAQTPPHHTPDMSHSPIAQHHGKLAHDYHNLHVDVSTEVDGLDPSIMDFALQGNLWEDMKDESFNLETLDAFSNSPLRLSDCELAVPSLTALSSEGSPSFSDLQVTGLYATYPAMESVSAQYMGAQGSSKPIALH; encoded by the exons ATGATAGAAAGTAGAAACACGTCGAGGATGTCAGGAATAATCGGGCATTCGGGACATCATTCGTCAACACAGGACTACAG GCTACTGACCACAGATCCGTCCCGGCTGAGTGAGGACGATCTCCCCGGAGACCTGCAGTCCCTGTCCTGGCTCACCTCTGTGGACGTGCCCCGGTTGCAGCAGATGGCCACGGGACGCCTGGAGCTGAGCTCGGGCCCGCAGAGCGTCCTGCTGGGACAGCACACAG CTCACTTGACTGCTTCTGGGGGCCAGACCACGATCCACCTGCAGAGTAACATTCAGAACAACCTACTGGGAGTCAGCAGTCTTGGCACCCACAACATAAAT atGACACATTACTCACTGAACGGAGAGTCCTCCCCGAGGTTCCAGTCCCCTGCCACAGTCTACCAGGCTTCATCACAGCAAGTATTCACTCTGGCACAGACTGGTCAGCAG TATTCCTCTGCTGGTATTTATGGCAGCAGCTCATTCACCGGCCAGAGCCAGTTCAGCCAGACCCACCTGACATCTCATGGCAATCAAGAAATACAACCCAAGTCCTTTCCAAAACCCATCTACTCCTACAG TTGTCTGATTGCTATGGCTCTGAAGAACAGCAAGACGGGCAGCCTCCCGGTCAGTGAGATCTACAGCTTCATGAAGGAGCACTTCCCCTACTTCAAG ACTGCACCAGATGGCTGGAAGAATTCGGTGCGCCACAACCTGTCACTGAACAAGTGTTTTGAGAAGGTGGAGAACAAGCTGAGTGGCTCATCGCGCAAGGGCTGCCTGTGGGCCCTGAACCCCGCCAAGATCGACAAGATGGAGGAGGAGATGCAGAAGTGGAAGCGCAAGGACCTGCCAGCCATACGCCGTAGCATGGCCAACCCGG ATGAGTTGGACAAGCTGATAACAGATCGGCCAGAGAGCTGCCGGCGGAAGCTGTGCGATGGGGGAGTGACCAGGATGTCCAGCTGCCTGGCCGGCCTGGCGCTCCCGATCCAGCTGCAGCCTCAGCCGGTGATGACCCTGTCCCTGCAGTGTCTCCCGCTGCACCACCAGCCGTCGGCTCAGGCCCGACCGGCTCCCAGCTCGCCCGCACTCGCCCAGACGCCCCCACACCACACCCCCGACATGTCACACAGCCCCATTGCCCAGCATCATGGGAAGCTGGCTCACGATTACCACAACCTTCATGTAGATGTGAGCACTGAGGTGGACGGCCTGGATCCCAGTATCATGGATTTTGCCTTACAAG GGAACTTATGGGAGGACATGAAGGACGAAAGCTTCAACCTGGAGACGCTGGACGCTTTTAGCAACTCCCCGCTACGGCTGTCTGACTGTGAGCTTGCCGTGCCCAGCCTCACAGCTCTGTCCAGCGAAGGCAGCCCGTCCTTCTCGGACCTGCAGGTGACAGGCCTGTACGCCACCTACCCCGCCATGGAGAGTGTGTCAGCGCAGTACATGGGCGCACAGGGTAGCAGCAAGCCCATAGCCCTGCACTAG